In one Poseidonibacter antarcticus genomic region, the following are encoded:
- the purE gene encoding 5-(carboxyamino)imidazole ribonucleotide mutase, with the protein MNFISIIMGSKSDYEIMKHCADTFERFNVNYELIISSAHRSPTRTKNYIKEAEEKGAIAFIAAAGMAAHLAGALASVTTKPVIGVPMKGGAMDGMDAMLSTVQMPAGMPVGTVALGRSGAINAAYFAMQILAITNKELAVKLKEDRIVQAKKVETDSKEVEVLL; encoded by the coding sequence ATGAATTTTATATCAATTATTATGGGTAGTAAATCTGACTATGAAATTATGAAACACTGTGCAGATACGTTCGAAAGATTTAATGTAAATTATGAACTTATTATCTCATCAGCTCATAGATCTCCAACAAGAACTAAAAATTATATTAAAGAAGCAGAAGAAAAAGGTGCTATTGCATTTATTGCAGCTGCTGGTATGGCAGCTCATTTAGCAGGTGCTTTAGCATCTGTTACAACTAAACCTGTTATTGGTGTTCCAATGAAAGGTGGAGCAATGGATGGAATGGATGCAATGCTTTCTACTGTTCAAATGCCAGCTGGTATGCCTGTTGGTACTGTTGCACTTGGAAGATCAGGTGCTATTAATGCAGCATATTTTGCAATGCAAATTCTCGCAATTACAAATAAAGAATTAGCTGTAAAATTAAAAGAAGATAGAATTGTTCAGGCTAAAAAAGTTGAAACAGATTCTAAAGAAGTAGAAGTACTTTTATAA
- the glyQ gene encoding glycine--tRNA ligase subunit alpha: MLTFSQILLKLQEFWAKEGCNIVQPYDIPAGAGTFHPATLLRSLDSTPWSTAYVAPSRRPTDGRYGENPNRLGAYYQFQALIKPSPDNIQDLYLQSLEYLGLDLSKHDVRFVEDNWESPTLGAWGLGWEVWLDGMEVTQFTYFQQVGGIACDPVAVEITYGTERLAMYLQGVDSVFDIVWNENKYGTTTYADVHKESEYEFSKYNFEIANTEMLFRHFDDAFKECNICLENGLPLPAYDQCMMASHAFNTLDARKAISVTERQNYILKVRELSQGCAVLYKSQEEERLKRIGR, translated from the coding sequence ATGCTTACATTTTCACAAATTCTATTAAAATTACAAGAATTTTGGGCAAAAGAAGGATGTAATATTGTACAACCTTATGATATTCCAGCTGGTGCTGGAACTTTTCATCCAGCAACACTTTTACGAAGTTTAGACTCAACACCTTGGTCAACAGCTTATGTTGCACCAAGTAGAAGACCAACTGATGGAAGATATGGAGAAAATCCAAATAGATTAGGTGCTTATTATCAATTTCAAGCATTAATTAAACCAAGTCCTGACAATATTCAGGATTTATATCTTCAATCATTAGAATATTTAGGTTTAGATTTATCTAAGCATGATGTTAGATTTGTTGAAGATAACTGGGAATCTCCAACACTAGGTGCATGGGGACTTGGTTGGGAAGTTTGGCTTGATGGAATGGAAGTTACTCAATTTACTTATTTTCAACAAGTAGGAGGAATTGCGTGTGATCCTGTTGCTGTTGAAATTACATATGGAACAGAAAGACTTGCAATGTATTTACAAGGTGTTGATTCTGTATTTGATATTGTATGGAATGAAAATAAATATGGAACTACAACTTATGCAGATGTTCATAAAGAAAGTGAATATGAATTTTCAAAATATAACTTTGAAATAGCTAATACAGAAATGTTATTTAGACATTTTGATGATGCTTTTAAAGAATGTAATATTTGTCTTGAAAATGGACTTCCTCTTCCTGCTTATGATCAATGTATGATGGCATCACATGCTTTTAATACATTAGATGCAAGAAAAGCTATTTCAGTAACTGAAAGACAAAATTATATTTTAAAGGTACGAGAATTATCTCAAGGTTGTGCTGTTTTATATAAAAGTCAAGAAGAAGAAAGACTAAAAAGAATAGGTAGATAA
- a CDS encoding zinc ribbon domain-containing protein — MNKYLQDLIKLSKFDTSISMFEPKIENEKAKLATFVETAEDIKASINALYLEVDDIKSKRSKNNVHLSELKSKLDDISKKNDNIQTEKELKALQLEEEIAKEQITFANEEINRLDTLSESKEETLKELQEQLTEEEESIKDIQVAVDNTIEEINKERNLVYQERSELLEKFDNKILTFYEKIKRWAKDSAVVPVKKQACYGCHMKINDKTYAEVIKSEEIVNCPHCGRILYKEDEIEEQTQKA, encoded by the coding sequence TTGAATAAGTATTTACAGGATTTAATCAAATTATCTAAATTTGATACATCAATTAGCATGTTCGAACCAAAAATCGAAAATGAAAAAGCAAAACTTGCAACATTTGTTGAAACAGCAGAAGATATTAAGGCATCAATAAATGCTTTATATCTAGAAGTTGATGATATCAAATCTAAAAGAAGTAAGAATAATGTTCACTTAAGTGAATTAAAATCTAAGTTAGACGATATTTCTAAGAAGAATGATAATATTCAAACAGAAAAAGAGTTAAAAGCTTTACAATTAGAAGAAGAAATTGCTAAAGAACAAATTACTTTCGCAAATGAAGAAATAAATAGATTAGATACATTAAGTGAGTCTAAAGAAGAAACACTTAAAGAATTACAAGAACAATTAACTGAAGAAGAAGAATCTATTAAAGATATTCAAGTTGCAGTTGATAATACTATTGAAGAAATCAATAAAGAACGAAATCTTGTATATCAAGAAAGAAGTGAATTATTAGAGAAATTTGATAATAAAATTTTAACATTCTATGAAAAAATTAAAAGATGGGCAAAAGATTCTGCTGTTGTTCCTGTAAAAAAACAAGCATGTTATGGTTGTCATATGAAAATTAATGATAAAACATACGCAGAAGTTATAAAATCAGAAGAGATTGTAAACTGTCCACATTGTGGTAGAATTCTTTATAAAGAAGATGAAATAGAAGAACAAACACAAAAGGCTTAA
- a CDS encoding cache domain-containing protein, producing MFSNISIKVKLLLLALITIVFISLSIAIDSIYSINQFSDQNVEKYKKNAYEKKEKELQNYISLAMKTVDAYHKRTEISKIKLEVQDNLKIQTNFLFSILQAEYEKLKGVLSEDALKYRLKTIVEESRYGKTGYFWINDTNAVIVMHPFKPQLNGKDLTNYKDKGGKQIFKEFADLAKAKNEGFVDYVWPKPGFETPQKKVSFVKLFKPYNWVIGTGEYVSDVSSKIKKEALETISQMRYGKTGYFWINDSSPKMIMHGIKHDLDGKDLSNIKDKTGKYIFKEFSKVANADKSGGLVKYMWPKPGFDVEQQKFSYVQKFAAWDWVIGTGVYIDDVEADILLMKENTSEEINDIIISIIIFSLIAILLVYIIYSFLINKAIITPLWNLNEVIKNMLKNDSNTNEIEKSSNDEVGKLVDSFNAYIRKLKDGVAEDAKVIEEVDDVITKVNNGFYVYKVQKNSNNPQIQELRNSINSMIEKTNENLSVLNNTLLRYGNSDFTFDRKEASSEVSGIISSINSSTKLIGVTVCELLSMIVSSGKKLNTDTNILSTSANNLSSSANEQAASLEETAAALEEVTSIVKSNVQKVHQMSSLANDLQISSNEGQNLASKTTQAMDDIDKQVNSINDAITVIDQIAFQTNILSLNAAVEAATAGEAGKGFAVVAQEVRNLANRSAEAAKEIKGIVETATLKANEGKVIANNMIGGYTDLNEKITQTIELIEDVSSASIEEESGIVQINDAINTLDQVTQVNASSATTISNLANEVSGLSENLLKIADRANFNESSLNEISDIDLVFKISKLKNDHIKFKNTNFEKIGTTNISWSVTKSSDCDLGKWIKEQEKNAKEFTKNINWKNLKHSHELVHSSVQEYINETCKDDADNDNLTMFAKQLDKSTQEVFIALDQIKKDNVIADKSKVEKATPITRIKEDKYKGSKTTVNTSVNRVIESKVSNNDDDEWESF from the coding sequence ATGTTTTCAAATATCTCTATAAAAGTAAAGTTATTACTATTGGCTCTTATTACAATAGTTTTTATATCTTTATCTATTGCAATTGATTCTATTTATTCAATAAATCAATTTTCAGATCAAAATGTAGAAAAGTATAAAAAGAATGCTTATGAAAAAAAAGAAAAAGAGTTACAAAACTATATTTCATTAGCAATGAAAACAGTAGATGCTTATCATAAAAGAACAGAAATCTCAAAGATAAAACTAGAAGTTCAAGATAATTTAAAAATACAAACAAATTTTTTATTTTCAATTTTACAAGCTGAATATGAAAAATTAAAAGGTGTTTTATCAGAAGATGCACTTAAGTATAGATTAAAAACTATAGTAGAAGAGAGTAGATATGGTAAAACTGGATATTTTTGGATCAATGATACAAATGCTGTTATAGTAATGCATCCTTTTAAACCACAGTTAAATGGTAAAGATCTTACTAATTATAAAGATAAAGGTGGAAAGCAAATATTTAAAGAATTTGCAGATTTAGCAAAAGCAAAGAATGAAGGTTTTGTTGACTATGTATGGCCAAAACCTGGATTTGAAACTCCACAGAAAAAAGTATCTTTTGTTAAATTATTTAAACCATATAACTGGGTAATAGGAACTGGAGAATATGTATCAGATGTTTCTTCAAAAATAAAAAAAGAAGCTTTAGAAACTATTAGTCAAATGAGATATGGTAAAACTGGATATTTTTGGATTAATGATTCTTCACCAAAAATGATAATGCATGGAATTAAACATGATTTAGATGGAAAAGATTTATCAAATATTAAAGATAAGACAGGGAAATATATATTTAAAGAATTTTCAAAAGTTGCAAATGCTGATAAATCAGGTGGCTTGGTAAAATATATGTGGCCAAAACCTGGATTTGATGTAGAACAACAAAAATTTTCATATGTACAGAAATTCGCAGCTTGGGATTGGGTAATTGGAACAGGTGTTTATATTGATGATGTTGAAGCTGATATTTTATTAATGAAAGAAAATACTTCAGAAGAAATTAATGATATTATAATAAGCATTATAATTTTTTCATTGATTGCAATATTATTAGTATATATAATCTACTCATTTTTAATTAATAAAGCAATTATTACACCACTTTGGAATTTAAATGAAGTTATAAAAAATATGTTAAAAAATGATTCAAATACTAACGAAATTGAAAAATCTTCTAATGATGAGGTAGGTAAACTAGTTGATAGTTTTAATGCTTATATCCGTAAATTAAAAGATGGTGTAGCTGAAGATGCAAAAGTAATTGAAGAAGTTGATGATGTAATTACTAAAGTTAATAATGGATTTTACGTATATAAAGTACAGAAAAATTCTAATAATCCACAAATTCAAGAATTAAGAAATTCAATTAATTCAATGATTGAAAAAACAAATGAGAATTTAAGTGTATTAAATAATACTTTACTAAGATATGGAAATTCAGATTTTACATTTGATAGAAAAGAAGCTTCTAGTGAAGTAAGTGGAATTATTTCTTCTATTAATTCAAGTACAAAATTAATAGGTGTTACTGTTTGTGAATTATTATCAATGATTGTTTCAAGTGGTAAAAAATTAAATACTGATACCAATATTTTATCTACATCTGCAAATAATTTATCAAGTTCAGCAAATGAACAAGCTGCATCTTTAGAAGAAACGGCAGCAGCATTAGAAGAGGTAACTTCAATTGTTAAATCAAATGTTCAAAAAGTACATCAAATGTCTTCTTTAGCAAATGATTTACAAATATCATCTAATGAAGGTCAAAATTTAGCTTCGAAAACAACACAGGCAATGGATGATATTGATAAACAAGTTAATTCAATTAATGATGCAATTACAGTAATAGATCAAATTGCATTCCAAACAAATATACTTTCTTTAAATGCAGCAGTAGAAGCAGCGACAGCAGGAGAGGCAGGTAAAGGTTTTGCAGTTGTTGCACAAGAGGTACGAAATTTAGCAAATAGATCAGCAGAAGCTGCAAAAGAAATTAAAGGTATTGTTGAAACAGCAACGTTAAAAGCGAATGAGGGAAAAGTTATTGCCAATAATATGATTGGTGGATATACTGACCTTAATGAAAAAATTACTCAAACAATAGAATTAATTGAAGATGTATCAAGTGCAAGTATTGAAGAGGAAAGTGGAATTGTTCAAATAAATGATGCTATAAATACCTTAGATCAAGTAACTCAAGTTAATGCAAGTTCTGCTACTACTATTAGTAATTTAGCAAATGAAGTTTCAGGACTATCTGAGAATTTATTAAAAATAGCAGATCGAGCAAATTTTAATGAATCAAGTTTAAATGAAATTTCAGATATTGATTTGGTATTCAAAATTTCTAAATTAAAAAATGATCATATTAAATTCAAAAATACAAATTTTGAAAAAATAGGAACAACTAATATTTCTTGGTCGGTAACTAAATCTAGTGATTGTGATTTAGGAAAATGGATCAAAGAGCAAGAAAAAAACGCTAAAGAATTTACAAAAAATATAAATTGGAAGAATTTAAAACATAGTCATGAACTTGTACATAGTAGTGTACAAGAATATATAAATGAAACTTGTAAAGATGACGCTGATAATGATAATTTAACGATGTTCGCAAAACAGTTAGATAAATCTACTCAGGAAGTTTTTATTGCATTAGATCAAATAAAAAAAGATAATGTTATAGCTGATAAAAGTAAAGTAGAAAAAGCCACTCCTATTACTAGGATAAAAGAAGATAAGTATAAAGGGTCTAAAACTACAGTAAACACATCAGTGAACAGGGTAATAGAATCAAAAGTATCAAATAATGATGACGATGAATGGGAAAGCTTCTAA
- a CDS encoding peptidase U32 family protein: MNNNKVELLSPAGSLEKMKIAINYGADAVYAGVSHFSLRIRAGKEFTFETFKEGIEYAHARGKKVYATINGFPFNSQIDLLKKHIEKMAELKPDAFIVAAPGVVRLCREIAPEIDIHLSTQANVLNYLDAQVFWDMGVKRIVVAREISLKDVIQIKKHLPEMEIEIFVHGSMCFAYSGRCLISAVQSGRVPNRGSCANDCRFNYTLYAESENQSTLFRLEEDPGVGTYIFNSKDMNLASHIQEILDSGAVDSLKIEGRTKSPYYAAVTAHAYREAIDDYYANTFDADKYQRELHTTKNRGFTDAYLVHRPFDKLDSQNHEYALSKGSYEVTGLITEDEKHFMCKYKVYPNQDIEIFTPKDTKIVECDNEIGKIYKKEDGIYYINFKKILTETNKQMESVHSGNTNKIQLPGTLPYLTILRTENTEI; this comes from the coding sequence ATGAATAATAACAAAGTAGAATTACTATCACCTGCAGGAAGTTTAGAAAAAATGAAAATTGCAATAAACTACGGTGCAGATGCAGTTTATGCTGGAGTTTCTCACTTCTCTTTACGAATTAGAGCAGGTAAAGAATTTACATTTGAGACATTTAAAGAAGGGATTGAATATGCACATGCTCGTGGAAAAAAAGTATATGCAACAATCAATGGATTTCCTTTTAATTCACAAATTGATTTACTAAAAAAACACATTGAAAAGATGGCAGAACTTAAACCTGATGCTTTTATCGTAGCAGCTCCTGGTGTTGTTAGATTATGTAGAGAAATAGCACCTGAGATTGATATTCATTTATCAACACAAGCTAATGTTCTTAATTATCTAGATGCTCAAGTATTCTGGGATATGGGTGTTAAAAGAATTGTTGTTGCACGTGAAATATCATTAAAAGATGTTATTCAAATTAAAAAGCATTTACCAGAAATGGAAATAGAGATTTTTGTGCATGGTTCAATGTGTTTTGCTTATTCTGGAAGATGTTTGATCTCAGCTGTTCAAAGTGGACGAGTTCCAAATAGAGGTTCATGTGCAAATGATTGTAGATTTAATTATACGTTATATGCAGAAAGTGAAAATCAAAGTACATTATTTAGACTTGAAGAAGATCCAGGTGTTGGAACGTATATTTTTAATTCAAAAGATATGAACTTAGCTTCGCATATTCAAGAAATTCTTGATTCAGGTGCAGTTGATTCACTTAAAATTGAAGGTAGAACTAAATCTCCATATTATGCAGCAGTAACAGCACATGCATATAGAGAAGCAATTGATGATTATTATGCCAATACATTTGATGCCGATAAATATCAAAGAGAACTTCATACTACAAAAAATAGAGGTTTTACAGATGCTTATTTAGTTCATAGACCATTTGATAAATTGGATTCTCAAAATCATGAATATGCATTATCAAAAGGTTCATATGAAGTTACTGGACTTATTACAGAAGATGAAAAGCATTTTATGTGTAAGTATAAAGTTTATCCAAATCAAGATATAGAAATTTTCACTCCAAAAGATACAAAAATCGTTGAATGTGATAACGAAATTGGGAAAATTTACAAAAAAGAAGATGGAATTTATTATATTAATTTCAAAAAAATCTTAACTGAAACAAATAAGCAAATGGAATCTGTTCATAGTGGTAATACTAATAAAATTCAATTACCAGGTACATTGCCTTATTTAACAATATTAAGAACAGAAAATACTGAAATATAG
- a CDS encoding Nif3-like dinuclear metal center hexameric protein — MKVQNIYNFLNDLSPFSYQEKWDNSGLLVGSLDDEIKKVYISIDLDEELIDEVEDNSLIITHHPLIFSALKKINYDSYSTKLLQKLIKKDIALISMHTNIDKTHLNKYVVSEILGFKIENTDEFISYANVNMKFNDLVKYVSKKLDLKTTKAVKCNNFIKNVAIVTGAGMSLISEVKADCFLTGDIKYHDAMEAKARGISLIDIRHYESERHFSNLLEGLLSEYLKKNELKAIITASKNPFDFFIEGETIE, encoded by the coding sequence GTGAAAGTACAAAATATATACAATTTTTTAAATGATCTATCACCTTTTTCATATCAAGAAAAATGGGATAATAGTGGACTTCTTGTAGGTTCTTTAGATGATGAAATAAAAAAAGTATATATTAGTATTGATTTAGATGAAGAATTAATTGATGAAGTTGAAGACAATTCTTTAATTATTACCCATCATCCTTTGATTTTTTCAGCTTTAAAAAAAATTAATTATGATTCATATAGTACTAAATTATTACAAAAATTAATTAAAAAAGATATAGCTTTAATTTCAATGCATACAAATATAGATAAAACGCATTTAAATAAATATGTAGTAAGTGAGATTTTAGGTTTTAAAATTGAAAATACAGATGAATTTATATCTTATGCAAATGTAAATATGAAGTTTAATGATTTAGTAAAATATGTATCAAAAAAATTGGATTTAAAAACTACAAAAGCCGTTAAATGTAACAATTTTATAAAAAATGTAGCAATTGTTACAGGTGCAGGGATGTCTTTAATTAGTGAAGTAAAAGCAGATTGTTTCTTAACAGGTGATATAAAATATCATGATGCAATGGAAGCAAAAGCTAGAGGTATTTCATTAATTGATATAAGACATTATGAGAGTGAAAGACACTTTAGCAACTTGCTAGAGGGACTTCTTTCAGAATATTTGAAAAAAAATGAATTAAAAGCTATAATAACAGCTTCAAAAAATCCATTTGATTTTTTTATAGAAGGAGAAACTATTGAATAA
- a CDS encoding rhodanese-like domain-containing protein — MKKLIISSILVSSFLSASSLETIGVDVSYTDSNDEIKSITIKREKPDNCKGVKFNPSTILGGNLVDEKVPQDCKKSFITYLGKVSPIKYSPKVETYGEIEVLDFIDKANDNENMLLVDSRTVNWYLNQTIPSAVNVPFIHLNKAQYPDDFVDAMDILGVEITDDGYDFTNAKELLLFCNGVWCGQSPLSMKNLIAIGYPEEKLKWYRGGIQSWLSLGFPTIKPN, encoded by the coding sequence ATGAAAAAGTTAATAATATCAAGTATACTAGTAAGTAGTTTTTTAAGTGCTTCTTCCTTAGAGACAATTGGTGTGGATGTTTCATATACAGATTCTAATGATGAAATAAAGAGCATCACAATAAAAAGAGAGAAACCAGATAATTGTAAAGGTGTTAAATTTAATCCTAGCACTATTTTAGGTGGGAATTTAGTAGATGAAAAAGTTCCCCAAGATTGTAAAAAAAGTTTTATTACTTATTTAGGAAAAGTTTCTCCAATAAAATATTCTCCTAAGGTTGAAACTTATGGTGAAATTGAAGTTTTAGATTTTATTGACAAAGCAAATGATAATGAAAATATGCTTTTAGTTGACTCACGAACTGTAAATTGGTATTTAAATCAAACAATACCTAGTGCTGTTAATGTTCCATTTATTCACTTGAATAAGGCTCAATATCCTGATGATTTTGTTGATGCGATGGATATATTAGGTGTTGAAATTACAGATGACGGTTATGATTTTACGAATGCAAAAGAATTATTACTATTTTGTAATGGAGTTTGGTGTGGACAATCACCTCTATCTATGAAAAACTTAATTGCTATTGGATATCCAGAAGAAAAACTTAAATGGTATAGAGGTGGAATTCAATCATGGTTAAGTTTAGGTTTCCCGACAATTAAACCAAATTAA